A window from Sebastes fasciatus isolate fSebFas1 chromosome 22, fSebFas1.pri, whole genome shotgun sequence encodes these proteins:
- the LOC141761127 gene encoding complement C1q-like protein 4 produces the protein MCEFKDMKEKLAVLETRLKDNEQLLVELGNKERPQVIFSAEAGARGAIGPFHSGTTLIYEHVITNIGNAYNKLTGIFIAPRAGVYYFTIFHHAGGNPGTVLSLYKNSQCMVKTQDHPAVHETAHNGGNAVFLQLQHGDQVYVRMDANSHVYGSNYHTTFSGFLVSQM, from the exons ATGTGTGAGTTCAAAGACatgaaggaaaaactggcagttCTGGAAACCAGGCTGAAGGACAATGAACAACTGCTTGTGGAGCTGGGGAACAAAG AGAGACCACAGGTGATATTCAGCGCAGAGGCTGGAGCAAGAGGAGCAATTGGACCTTTCCACTCGGGGACAACTCTCATCTACGAACACGTGATCACGAACATCGGAAATGCCTACAATAAACTCACAG GTATCTTCATTGCACCTCGTGCAGGTGTTTATTACTTTACCATCTTCCATCATGCTGGAGGAAACCCTGGGACAGTGCTGTCACTCTACAAGAACAGCCAGTGCATGGTCAAGACACAGGATCACCCAGCAGTCCATGAAACGGCTCATAACGGAGGAAACGCGGTGTTCCTGCAGCTGCAGCACGGAGACCAAGTGTATGTGCGCATGGATGCAAACTCACATGTTTATGGATCAAACTACCATACAACCTTCAGTGGTTTTTTGGTCAGTCAAATGTGA
- the casq1b gene encoding calsequestrin-1b isoform X3 — protein sequence MAAQVLGDFDDEDIGFGLVDEKKGSAVAKKLGLDEVESIYIFANNEIIEYDGELAADTLVEFLYDVIEDPVEIIDNERELKGFHNIDEVIKLVGYFKSEKSPHFIEYDDAAEEFHPFVKFYATFDPKIGKKLKLKMNEVDFYEPFMEEPVTIPGKPYLESELVEYIEQHDRPTLRKLEPHSMYEIWEDDIDGEHIVAFAEEDDPDGFEFLEILKEVAQENTNNPNLSIIWIDPDNFPLLVPYWEKTFRIDLSSPHIGVVDVEDADSVWMEMDDQDDMPTADELEQWVEDVLSGKIDPDDDDDDEDDDDDDDDDDDDDDDDDDDDDDDDDDDDDDDDDDDDDDDDDDDDDDDDDDDDDDDE from the exons GTCTGGATGAGGTGGAGAGCATCTACATTTTTGCCAACAACGAGATCATCGAGTATGACGGAGAGCTGGCAGCCGACACCCTAGTAGAGTTCCTCTACGAT GTGATTGAAGACCCCGTGGAGATCATCGACAACGAGCGCGAGCTGAAGGGCTTCCATAACATCGATGAGGTCATCAAGCTGGTTGGCTATTTCAAGAGCGAGAAATCTCCTC ACTTCATTGAGTACGACGACGCTGCTGAGGAGTTCCACCCCTTTGTCAAATTCTATGCCACATTTGACCCCAAG ATCGGCAAGAAGCTGAAGCTGAAGATGAATGAAGTTGACTTCTATGAGCCGTTCATGGAGGAGCCAGTCACCATTCCAGGAAAGCCCTATCTCGAGTCCGAGCTTGTTGAATACATCGAACAGCATGACAG GCCCACACTGAGGAAGCTTGAGCCTCACAGCATGTATGAGATCTGG GAGGATGACATTGATGGAGAGCACATTGTTGCCTTTGCTGAGGAAGATGACCCAG ACGGTTTTGAATTCCTGGAAATCCTGAAGGAGGTGGCACAAGAGAATACTAACAACCCCAACCTCAGCATCATCTGGATCGACCCCGACAATTTCCCCCTG CTGGTGCCATACTGGGAGAAGACCTTCCGCATCGACCTCTCTTCTCCTCACATTGGTGTGGTTGACGTTGAAGAT GCCGACAGCGTGTGGATGGAAATGGATGACCAGGATGACATGCCCACGGCTGATGAGCTCGAGCAGTGGGTTGAGGACGTTCTCTCGGGAAAGATTGacccagatgatgatgatgatgatgaggacgacgatgatgacgatgacgacgacgatgacgatgatgacgacgatgatgatgatgatgatgacgatgacgacgacgatgatgatgatgatgacgatgatgacgatgacgacgacgatgatgatgatgacgacgacGATGATGACGACGATGACGACGATGATGAATAA